A window from Citrus sinensis cultivar Valencia sweet orange chromosome 3, DVS_A1.0, whole genome shotgun sequence encodes these proteins:
- the LOC102625036 gene encoding uncharacterized protein LOC102625036, with protein MATSPALTCTEKKHWWLSNRKIVDKYIRDARTLIATQEHSEIASALSLLDAALALSPRLELALELKARSLLYLRRFKDVADMLQDYIPSLKMANDDSGSVSSDSSSQQLSRERVKLLHSGGDSSDDSLGRDPSFKCFSVSDLKKKVMAGLCRNCEKEGQWRYLVLGQACCHLGLMEDAMVLLQTGKRLATAAFRRESISLSDDSFPFSKFPVSNNHQTPPATPPRTMTESESVSQLLSHIKLLLRRRTAAIAALDAGLYSEAIRHFSKIVDGRRGAPQGFLAECYMHRAFAYRSSGRIAESIADCNKTLALEPSCIQALDTRALLLETIRCLPDCLHDLEHLKLLYNAILRDRKLPGPAWKRHNVRYREIPGKLCALTTKIQELKQRVASGETGNVDYYALIGLRRGCSRSELERAHLLLSLRHKPDKAISFTERCEFADERDLDSVRDRAKMSALLLYRLLQRGYSSVMSNIMDEEAAEKRRKTATAVTALQAATQVQQQAQNSLLEQEVKLETTAAASSLETTGAKIINSNDLNKGPSSSNANVYQGIFCRDIAAVGNLLSQAGFNRPLTVKYEALSC; from the exons ATGGCTACTTCTCCTGCATTAACTTGCACTGAGAAGAAACACTGGTGGCTCAGCAACAGAAAG ATTGTAGATAAATATATTAGAGATGCAAGGACTCTCATTGCGACTCAAGAGCACAGCGAGATCGCTTCGGCTCTCAGTCTTCTCGACGCTGCTCTCGCGCTCTCGCCTCGCCTCGAACTCGCTCTTGAGCTCAAAGCGAGATCTCTGCTGTATCTAAGACGATTCAAAGACGTTGCTGATATGCTTCAAGATTATATTCCCAGCCTTAAAATGGCTAACGACGACTCCGGTTCGGTTTCCTCTGATAGCTCCTCTCAACAACTCTCGAGAGAGCGAGTCAAACTTTTGCACTCTGGTGGCGACTCGTCTGATGACTCACTGGGTCGCGATCCATCTTTCAAGTGTTTCTCGGTCTCggacttgaagaagaaagtgaTGGCCGGACTCTGTAGAAATTGCGAGAAAGAAGGACAATGgag GTACTTGGTTCTAGGCCAAGCATGTTGCCACCTAGGCTTAATGGAGGACGCTATGGTTCTTCTCCAGACTGGAAAACGCCTGGCCACCGCCGCATTCCGGCGCGAGAGCATATCGTTATCTGACGACAGCTTTCCCTTTTCCAAGTTCCCAGTATCAAACAACCACCAGACGCCACCCGCCACTCCGCCGCGCACAATGACAGAGTCAGAGAGCGTGTCACAGTTGCTTTCCCACATTAAGCTCCTCCTACGACGTCGCACCGCAGCCATCGCCGCACTGGACGCCGGTCTCTACTCAGAGGCCATCCGTCACTTCTCTAAAATCGTCGACGGTCGCCGAGGAGCCCCACAAGGGTTCTTGGCTGAATGTTACATGCATAGAGCTTTTGCTTACAGATCCTCGGGAAGGATAGCAGAATCGATCGCTGATTGTAACAAGACGTTGGCCCTTGAACCCAGTTGCATCCAAGCGCTTGACACAAGGGCCTTGCTTCTTGAAACAATCCGTTGCTTACCGGATTGTTTACATGACTTGGAACACTTGAAACTTCTGTACAACGCAATCTTGCGTGATAGAAAGTTACCAGGACCTGCTTGGAAGAGACACAACGTAAGATATAGAGAGATACCGGGGAAATTGTGTGCGTTAACGACGAAGATTCAAGAATTGAAGCAGAGGGTTGCTTCTGGGGAGACTGGAAATGTTGATTATTATGCTTTGATTGGATTGAGACGCGGGTGTTCGCGATCTGAATTGGAGAGGGCACACTTGTTGTTGTCTTTAAGACACAAGCCGGATAAAGCTATTAGTTTTACCGAACGGTGTGAGTTCGCCGATGAACGTGATCTTGATTCGGTTAGAGACAGAGCTAAAATGTCTGCTTTGTTGTTGTATAGATTGTTGCAGAGGGGTTATTCAAGCGTCATGAGTAATATTATGGATGAGGAAGCAGCTGAGAAGAGGAGAAAGACGGCTACTGCTGTTACTGCTTTGCAAGCAGCCACTCAAGTGCAGCAACAAGCACAGAATTCATTGTTGGAACAGGAGGTGAAGTTGGAAACTACTGCCGCAGCCTCATCGTTGGAAACTACTGGtgctaaaattattaattcaaatgatCTTAACAAGGGGCCATCTTCTTCAAATGCAAATGTTTATCAGGGTATTTTTTGCAGAGACATTGCTGCTGTTGGGAATTTGCTATCACAAGCTGGGTTTAATCGTCCACTAACGGTGAAGTATGAAGCATTGAGCTGCTGA